The DNA sequence GGAATGCGAAGAAAGAACGAAGACTGGTGAGTGTCGACAAGTCCTTATCCTCTACGGACAATTCTGAAAGAACAGAATGACAGGCTTTGATGTAAAATGTTGAGGTTGCGAGCGATAGTGGAGTCGTCCAGACCTTGCCGTCAGTGGGTGCCGCGCCTGTTTCGCCAGCACCGCAGTAGAAGGAAGCATCGCAACTCAGCGCACGGATGACGGGAGTGGGCGCAAACCTATGGATTTACTTGGTTCGTTAGCACTTTTCCTTGCCCCATCGAAGGTGGACCGTTGGACCCGGGCTCTGACCGACAACACGTTCTCGGGGATTCATCAACTGGGCTGGTTCGATTGGCTGCTGCTGCTCCCCTACTTCACGCTGCTGACCATTCTGGCGGTCTATGGAGCCCATCGCTTCGCTGTTGTGCGTGGCTATCTAAAGTATAGAAGCCGGGTGCCCAAGGTGCCGGCGAAGCTGTTTGACTCGCTGCCCAGGGTGACGGTTCAGTTGCCGCTGTTCAATGAACGCAACGTGGTGGACCAGTTGCTGGAATCGGTCCTCAAGCTGCGGTATCCGAAGGAACTGCTGGAGATCCAGGTTCTGGACGATTCGACGGATGATACGCATCCCTATACAGAGGCTCTGGTGGCCCGGTTGAAGGCGCAGGGGCATCCGATTGAGTATATTCACCGGATAGACCGGACGGGGTTCAAGGCGGGCGCGCTGCAGGCCGGGATGGCGCAGGCGAAGGGCGAGTTCATGGCGGTGTTCGACGCCGACTTCATTCCGCCCGAGGATTTCCTGGAGAAGACGATCCACTTCTTCTCCGACCCCAAGATCGGGGTGGTGCAGACGAGGTGGACCTATCTCAACCGCGATTTCAGTCTGCTGACCGAAGTGCAAGCGTTGATGCTGGACGGGCACTTCGCGCTGGAGCATGTGGCGCGGTTCGGCCAGGGTTTGTTCTTTAATTTCAACGGGACAGCCGGCATTCTGCGGCGGGCGATGATCAACGACGCCGGCGGCTGGCAGCACGACACATTGACCGAGGATTCCGACCTCAGCTATCGGGCTCAGCTCAAGGGCTGGAACTTCATCTATCTGCCGTGGATTGAATGCCCCAGCGAACTGCCCGTGGACACCTATGGGTTCCAGGTGCAACAGCAGCGGTGGGCCAAAGGCCTGACCCAGGTGGCGTTGAAGCTGCTGCCCACGATCTTCCGGGCCAAGATCGGTTGGCGCGAGAAGGCCGAAGCCTGGTTCCATCTGACGCCGAACCTGAGCTATCCGCTGATGGTCGTGGTTTCCGCTCTGATGTTGCCGGTGATGATCGTCCGCTTCTATATCGGTTGGGACCAGATGGTCCTGGTTGACCTGCCTCTGATCGTGTGTTCTTTCTGGTCGGTAGTCACCTTCTATCTTCTGGCCGAGCACGAGTTGTACCCGAACAACTGGAAGCGGGCGGTGTTCATCCTACCATTCCTTCTGGCGATGGGTGTGGCTCTGACGATTTCGAACACGAAAGCAGTGATCGAAGCCCTGATGGGCAAACAGTCGGCGTTTGTACGGACACCCAAGTACGCTCCGAAGGCGGTGGGCGGTGGCAGGGCCACTGCCTATAAGCGGAAGTCGGGCTGGTTGCCGTTCGCCGAGATTGCGTTTGGTTGCTTCTTTCTTTTCATGGCCTTGTATTGCATCGAGGTCATGAACTTCTTCGCCCTGCCTTTCCTGATGATCTTCGTCAGCGGCTATTTCTGGGCCGGTTGCTCCACGCTTTGGCAGGAGCACCAGGCGCGTCTCCGCTATGAACGGGACGCGGCGAAGGTGGAGATCGAGGCGGTCAGCTAGCCGGGCGCCCCGCCCTGTCACACACGCGCACCTACGTGGCGCGGCCCGGGACGTATGCCGGTGCCGGCAGGTTTCTTTTTTCACCGCATCAATTTTTTCGATGGCGTAACAATGTGATTGTCGATTACAATCACAGAACATCAGGCAGAAGATCGAGAACCGATTCTCCCGTCACGGTTCTCCTCGCACCTCCCTCCTTGCAGTACATCGCTATGTTGCGATACTAGCGCTCTCAAGTACTGAGCCCACCGAACTCAATCAGTCCAGTTCCGGGTTTGAATGCGCCCGGGATCCGAGTTACGTGAATCAGGGGAGATTACTATCCATGCAGTTCAACAAGTCTCTGGTAATGAGCGCATTACGGGGAATGCGAACATTGCCGCTATTGGCGGCAGTGCTTGCAACGACCATCAATCTTCAGGGGCAATCGATTTACGGCAGCCTTCGCGGTTTGATCGCCGATAGTTCAGGGGGCGCGATCGCAAACGCGAAGGTGAGCATGATCGACGAAGGGACGAACCAGTCCCGCGCGGTGATTTCGAACACCAGTGGCGAATACAGCTTTGCGTCGGTGACCCCGGCGACATACAAACTGGTGGCGGAAGCGCCTGGTTTCAAGAAGTTCGAGCGGACTGGAATCGTGGTCGCAACGCAGCAGGCGGTCGGTCTGGACGTGAAGATGGAAGTCGGTGCGGTCACAGAGAGCGTGATGGTGACGGAAGAGGTTCCGCTGTTGGAGACGGCGTCGGCGTCGCAGGGTCAGGTGGTGGATCGGCAGAAGTTGACGGACCTGCCGAATCTGGGCCGCAACCCGTTTATGATGTCCCGCCTGGCACCGACGGTGGTGCAGGTGGGCAATCCCGCGTACAACCGCATGCAGGACCAGTCAGGCTCCTCGCAGATCTCGATCAACGGCGGTCCGGTACGCGGCAACAACTACCTGATTGACGGTGTGCCGATCACGGATTTCTCCAATCGCGCCATCATCATCCCATCGCTGGAAGCGGTGTCGGAGATGAAGGTGCAGTACGCCACGTAT is a window from the uncultured Paludibaculum sp. genome containing:
- a CDS encoding glycosyltransferase, coding for MDLLGSLALFLAPSKVDRWTRALTDNTFSGIHQLGWFDWLLLLPYFTLLTILAVYGAHRFAVVRGYLKYRSRVPKVPAKLFDSLPRVTVQLPLFNERNVVDQLLESVLKLRYPKELLEIQVLDDSTDDTHPYTEALVARLKAQGHPIEYIHRIDRTGFKAGALQAGMAQAKGEFMAVFDADFIPPEDFLEKTIHFFSDPKIGVVQTRWTYLNRDFSLLTEVQALMLDGHFALEHVARFGQGLFFNFNGTAGILRRAMINDAGGWQHDTLTEDSDLSYRAQLKGWNFIYLPWIECPSELPVDTYGFQVQQQRWAKGLTQVALKLLPTIFRAKIGWREKAEAWFHLTPNLSYPLMVVVSALMLPVMIVRFYIGWDQMVLVDLPLIVCSFWSVVTFYLLAEHELYPNNWKRAVFILPFLLAMGVALTISNTKAVIEALMGKQSAFVRTPKYAPKAVGGGRATAYKRKSGWLPFAEIAFGCFFLFMALYCIEVMNFFALPFLMIFVSGYFWAGCSTLWQEHQARLRYERDAAKVEIEAVS